The following are from one region of the Desulfuromonadaceae bacterium genome:
- a CDS encoding thiazole synthase: MDKLVIAGREFSSRLMVGTGKFSSHAAMVAALEGAGTEIVTVALRRVDIDNPADDMLTHIDRNRYLLLPNTSGARDADEAVRLARLARAAGCEPWIKLEVTPDPYYLLPDPIETLKAAEILVKEGFNVLPYINADPVLAKRLQEVGTVTVMPLGAPIGTNKGVRTREQIAIIIEQAIVPVVVDAGLGAPSHAAEAMEMGAAAVLVNTAFAVARDPGAMGVAFKKGVEAGREAFLAGIGEQRDRAEASSPLTGFLHD; this comes from the coding sequence ATGGATAAATTGGTGATCGCCGGACGCGAATTCAGCTCACGACTGATGGTCGGCACCGGAAAATTTTCTTCGCACGCGGCAATGGTTGCGGCGCTGGAAGGGGCGGGAACCGAGATCGTCACCGTCGCGCTGCGCCGGGTCGATATCGACAACCCTGCTGACGACATGCTCACCCACATCGACCGCAACCGCTATCTGCTGCTGCCGAACACCAGCGGCGCGCGCGATGCCGACGAAGCGGTGCGGCTGGCGCGACTGGCGCGGGCGGCAGGGTGCGAACCATGGATCAAACTCGAAGTCACGCCCGACCCCTACTACCTGCTCCCCGACCCGATTGAAACCCTCAAGGCCGCCGAAATTCTCGTCAAGGAAGGCTTTAACGTCCTCCCCTATATCAACGCCGATCCGGTTTTAGCCAAACGTCTGCAGGAAGTCGGCACCGTCACCGTGATGCCCCTCGGTGCGCCGATCGGCACCAACAAGGGGGTGCGCACCCGCGAGCAGATCGCCATTATCATTGAACAGGCGATTGTCCCGGTGGTCGTTGATGCCGGGCTCGGTGCCCCTTCCCACGCCGCCGAAGCGATGGAGATGGGTGCTGCCGCGGTACTCGTCAACACCGCCTTCGCTGTCGCCCGTGATCCCGGCGCCATGGGCGTCGCCTTTAAAAAAGGGGTCGAAGCCGGACGCGAAGCGTTCCTGGCGGGGATCGGCGAGCAACGTGACCGGGCGGAAGCCTCCAGCCCTTTGACCGGTTTTCTGCATGACTAA